A single window of Pseudomonas benzenivorans DNA harbors:
- the proC gene encoding pyrroline-5-carboxylate reductase — MTTPRIAFIGAGNMAASLIGGLRAQGVEAGAIRASDHGAEQRAKITAEHGIETFAANAEAVAGAEVIVLAVKPQVMKDVCLDLAAHLGEGQLIVSVAAGITSASLEGWLGPRAIVRCMPNTPALLRQGVSGLYANARVSATQRQQAEQLLGAVGLALWLDEERLIDAVTAVSGSGPAYFFLLIEAMTAAGEKLGLPRETAAQLTQYTALGAAQMAVASDVDAAELRRRVTSPAGTTEAAIKTFQAGGFEALVEQALNAAARRSAELAEQLGQ, encoded by the coding sequence ATGACCACTCCCCGCATTGCCTTCATCGGCGCCGGCAACATGGCCGCCAGCCTGATCGGCGGCCTGCGCGCCCAAGGCGTCGAGGCCGGCGCGATTCGCGCCAGCGACCACGGCGCCGAGCAGCGCGCCAAGATCACCGCCGAACATGGCATCGAGACCTTCGCCGCCAACGCCGAGGCGGTCGCCGGCGCCGAGGTCATCGTCTTGGCGGTGAAGCCGCAGGTGATGAAGGACGTCTGCCTGGACCTGGCCGCGCACCTGGGCGAGGGTCAGCTGATCGTCTCGGTCGCCGCCGGCATCACCAGCGCCAGCCTGGAAGGCTGGCTGGGCCCGCGCGCCATCGTGCGCTGCATGCCCAATACCCCGGCCCTGCTGCGCCAGGGCGTCAGCGGCCTGTACGCCAACGCCCGGGTGTCGGCCACCCAGCGTCAGCAGGCCGAGCAACTGCTCGGCGCCGTCGGTCTGGCCCTGTGGCTGGACGAGGAGCGGCTGATCGATGCGGTCACCGCGGTATCCGGCAGCGGTCCGGCGTACTTCTTCCTGCTGATCGAGGCGATGACCGCCGCCGGCGAAAAACTCGGCCTGCCGCGCGAGACCGCCGCCCAGCTGACCCAGTACACCGCCCTCGGTGCGGCGCAGATGGCCGTGGCCAGTGATGTCGACGCCGCGGAACTGCGCCGCCGGGTGACCTCGCCCGCCGGCACCACCGAGGCGGCGATCAAGACTTTCCAGGCCGGCGGTTTCGAAGCCCTGGTCGAACAGGCGCTCAACGCCGCCGCCCGCCGCTCGGCGGAACTGGCCGAACAGCTGGGTCAATAA
- the ruvX gene encoding Holliday junction resolvase RuvX has translation MADASAKPLRLLLGFDYGSKQIGVAVGQAITGQARELCVLKAQNGVPDWQKVEALLREWQPDAIVVGLPLNMDGTPSEMSARAEKFARRLNGRFNLPVHTHDERLTTYAAKGERLQQGQNGGYRERPVDALAAALLLEGWLAEHAPS, from the coding sequence ATGGCCGACGCCAGCGCCAAACCGCTGCGCCTGCTGCTCGGCTTCGACTACGGCAGCAAACAGATCGGTGTGGCCGTCGGCCAGGCGATCACGGGCCAGGCCCGCGAGCTGTGCGTGCTCAAGGCGCAGAACGGCGTACCGGACTGGCAGAAGGTCGAGGCCCTGCTGCGCGAGTGGCAACCGGACGCCATCGTGGTCGGCCTGCCGCTGAACATGGACGGCACGCCCAGCGAGATGAGCGCCCGCGCGGAGAAGTTCGCCCGACGCCTCAACGGCCGCTTCAACCTGCCCGTGCACACCCACGATGAACGCCTGACCACCTATGCCGCCAAGGGCGAGCGCCTGCAGCAGGGGCAGAACGGCGGTTACCGCGAGCGCCCGGTCGACGCCCTGGCCGCCGCGTTGCTGCTCGAAGGCTGGCTGGCCGAACACGCCCCGAGCTGA
- a CDS encoding aspartate carbamoyltransferase catalytic subunit: MTPIDAQRPLQLNDQGQLRHFLSLDGLPRELLTELLDTADSFLEVGARAVKKVPLLRGKTVCNVFFENSTRTRTTFELAAQRLSADVITLNVSTSSTSKGETLFDTLRNLEAMAADMFVVRHGDSGAAHFIAEHVCPDVAIINGGDGRHAHPTQGMLDMLTIRRHKGGFENLSVAIVGDILHSRVARSNMLALRTLGCQDIRVIAPKTLLPVGIEQYGVSVHSDMTAGLKDVDVVIMLRLQRERMQGGLLPSEGEFYRLFGLTEQRLKLAKPDALVMHPGPINRGVEIESAVADGPQSVILNQVTYGIAVRMAVLSMAMSGQTAQRQLNSEEQN; the protein is encoded by the coding sequence ATGACGCCGATTGACGCCCAGCGCCCGCTGCAGCTGAACGACCAAGGCCAGCTGCGCCATTTTCTCTCGCTCGACGGCCTGCCCCGCGAGCTGCTGACGGAGCTGCTCGACACCGCCGACTCCTTTCTCGAAGTCGGCGCGCGGGCGGTGAAGAAGGTCCCGCTGCTGCGCGGCAAGACCGTGTGCAATGTGTTCTTCGAGAACTCCACGCGCACCCGCACCACCTTCGAGCTGGCCGCCCAGCGCCTGTCGGCCGACGTGATCACCCTGAATGTGTCGACCTCCTCGACCAGCAAGGGCGAGACCCTGTTCGACACCTTGCGCAACCTCGAGGCCATGGCCGCCGACATGTTCGTGGTCAGGCACGGCGACTCCGGCGCCGCCCACTTCATTGCCGAGCACGTCTGCCCGGATGTGGCGATCATCAACGGTGGCGATGGCCGCCATGCCCACCCCACCCAGGGCATGCTCGACATGCTGACCATCCGCCGGCACAAGGGCGGTTTCGAGAACCTCTCGGTGGCCATAGTCGGCGACATCCTGCACTCGCGGGTAGCGCGCTCCAACATGCTCGCGCTGCGGACCCTGGGCTGCCAGGACATCCGCGTGATCGCGCCGAAGACCCTGCTGCCGGTCGGCATCGAGCAGTACGGCGTCAGCGTTCATAGCGACATGACCGCCGGCCTCAAGGATGTCGACGTGGTGATCATGCTGCGCCTGCAACGCGAGCGCATGCAGGGCGGCCTGCTGCCAAGCGAGGGCGAGTTCTACCGCCTCTTCGGCCTCACCGAGCAGCGTCTCAAACTGGCCAAGCCGGATGCCCTGGTGATGCACCCCGGCCCGATCAACCGCGGCGTCGAGATCGAGTCGGCGGTGGCCGACGGCCCCCAGTCGGTGATCCTCAACCAGGTCACCTACGGCATCGCCGTGCGCATGGCCGTGCTGTCGATGGCCATGAGCGGCCAGACCGCCCAACGTCAACTCAACTCCGAGGAGCAGAACTGA
- a CDS encoding PilT/PilU family type 4a pilus ATPase: MEFDKLLRLMVEKGGSDLFITAGVPPSMKVNGRIMPVTKNPMSPEQTRETVYAVMNEQQRREFAENHECNFAISARGVGRFRVSAFYQRNLAGMVLRRIETNIPTLDDLKLPEILKKLALTKRGLVLFVGATGTGKSTSLAAMIGFRNKNSSGHIISIEDPIEYIHQHQNCIVTQREVGIDTESYEVALKNTLRQAPDVILIGEVRTRETMDHAVAFAETGHLCLATLHANNANQALDRIINFFPADRQNQVWMDLSLNLKAIVAQQLVPTPDGKGRRAVIEVLINTPLAADLIRKGEVHELKSLMKRSTELGMQTFDQALYNLYSQGEITYEDALLYADSANDLRLMIKLGSETDGDHLSQMSEGLSLETASEDPGRRYR; the protein is encoded by the coding sequence ATGGAATTCGATAAACTGCTGCGCCTGATGGTGGAAAAAGGCGGCTCGGACCTGTTCATCACCGCCGGCGTGCCGCCTTCGATGAAGGTCAACGGCAGGATCATGCCGGTCACCAAGAATCCGATGTCGCCGGAGCAGACCCGGGAAACCGTGTATGCGGTGATGAACGAGCAGCAGCGTCGGGAGTTCGCCGAGAACCACGAGTGCAACTTCGCCATCAGCGCCCGTGGCGTCGGCCGCTTCCGTGTCAGCGCCTTCTACCAGCGCAACCTGGCGGGCATGGTGCTGCGCCGCATCGAGACCAACATCCCGACCCTGGATGACCTCAAGCTGCCGGAAATCCTCAAGAAGCTGGCGCTGACCAAGCGTGGCCTGGTGCTGTTCGTCGGCGCCACCGGTACCGGCAAGTCGACCTCGCTGGCGGCGATGATCGGCTTTCGCAACAAGAACAGCAGCGGCCACATCATCTCCATCGAGGACCCGATCGAGTACATCCACCAGCACCAGAACTGCATCGTCACCCAGCGTGAGGTGGGCATCGACACCGAGTCTTACGAGGTGGCGCTGAAGAACACCCTGCGCCAGGCGCCGGACGTGATCCTCATCGGTGAGGTGCGCACCCGCGAGACCATGGACCACGCGGTGGCCTTCGCCGAGACCGGCCACCTGTGCCTGGCCACCTTGCACGCCAACAACGCCAACCAGGCCCTCGACCGGATTATCAACTTCTTCCCGGCCGATCGGCAGAACCAGGTGTGGATGGACCTGTCGCTCAACCTCAAGGCCATCGTCGCCCAGCAGCTGGTGCCGACGCCGGATGGCAAGGGACGCCGCGCGGTGATCGAGGTGCTGATCAACACCCCTCTGGCCGCCGACCTGATCCGCAAGGGCGAGGTACATGAGCTCAAGAGCCTGATGAAGCGCTCCACCGAACTGGGCATGCAGACCTTCGACCAGGCGCTGTACAACCTATACAGCCAGGGCGAGATCACCTACGAGGATGCGCTGTTGTATGCCGACTCGGCCAACGACCTGCGCCTGATGATCAAACTCGGCTCTGAGACCGATGGCGATCACCTGTCCCAAATGAGTGAAGGCCTGTCCCTGGAGACCGCATCGGAGGATCCGGGGCGGCGCTACCGCTGA
- a CDS encoding IS1595 family transposase, with amino-acid sequence MDTQAFHHWLAQLSQLSTQQHSTLHRALQNPPATEVLDCLPALQRCPHCQTNANQLAPWGWSRSLRRYRCRSCRRTCTARSATGLARLHYPERWKDYAQALIDGLSVRKAAQACGISKNTAFLWRHRFLAAAAEHHATHEAGIVEVDETFFLESFKGQRQLPRPPRKRGGVSVTRGTGKDQIPVMVVRDREGHTADFKLAKLDANHVREALMPLIDREAVLCSDGAAVYASFARTQGITHQVVHARPGQRVRQGAFHIQNVNAYHSRLKSWMTRFHGVATRYLPNYLGWRRMLERYQRNIRPAHCIQEAVGRTLQHAIGT; translated from the coding sequence ATGGATACTCAAGCCTTTCACCACTGGCTGGCTCAATTGAGCCAGCTCAGCACCCAGCAGCATTCCACCCTTCACCGAGCACTGCAGAACCCGCCGGCGACAGAAGTGCTCGATTGCCTGCCGGCGCTGCAGCGTTGCCCGCATTGCCAGACCAATGCGAATCAGCTTGCGCCCTGGGGTTGGTCGCGCAGTCTGCGCCGCTATCGTTGCCGTAGTTGTCGACGGACTTGCACCGCGCGCTCAGCAACAGGCCTTGCCCGCCTGCACTACCCCGAACGCTGGAAAGACTACGCCCAGGCACTGATTGACGGGCTTAGCGTGCGCAAGGCGGCCCAGGCATGCGGCATCAGCAAAAACACCGCTTTCCTCTGGAGGCACCGCTTCCTGGCTGCAGCGGCTGAGCATCACGCCACGCATGAGGCAGGGATTGTCGAAGTGGATGAGACGTTCTTTCTGGAGTCCTTCAAGGGCCAGAGGCAGTTGCCTCGGCCGCCCCGTAAACGAGGTGGGGTGAGCGTGACCCGCGGCACGGGTAAAGACCAGATCCCGGTGATGGTGGTGCGCGACCGGGAGGGCCACACCGCTGACTTCAAGTTGGCCAAGCTCGATGCCAATCATGTGCGAGAGGCGTTGATGCCGCTGATCGACCGGGAGGCCGTGCTCTGCAGTGACGGGGCAGCGGTCTACGCCAGCTTTGCCCGGACACAGGGCATCACCCATCAGGTCGTGCATGCCCGCCCCGGCCAGCGCGTGCGCCAAGGCGCTTTCCATATTCAGAACGTCAACGCCTACCACAGCCGCTTGAAGAGCTGGATGACCCGCTTTCATGGCGTGGCCACCCGCTACCTCCCGAATTACCTGGGCTGGCGCCGCATGCTAGAGCGCTATCAGCGGAATATTCGGCCGGCTCACTGCATTCAGGAGGCGGTAGGCAGAACCCTGCAACACGCTATTGGTACATAG
- a CDS encoding YggT family protein, whose protein sequence is MIGLDTAAVYILQTLGSLYLLVVLLRFILQLVRADFYNPLSQFIVRATQPLLKPLRKVIPGFAGLDLASLVLAILVQLLLMTLTMMLMGYGVGNPLQLLVWSIIGVTALFLKVFFFALIISVILSWVAQGSHNPAVELINQMCEPLLAPIRRFMPNLGGLDLSPIVAFLALNLVDMLVIRNLAMMTGMFRGLSLAI, encoded by the coding sequence ATGATCGGACTCGATACCGCTGCCGTGTATATCCTGCAAACCCTCGGCAGCCTGTACCTGCTGGTGGTGCTGCTGCGCTTCATCCTGCAACTGGTACGCGCGGACTTCTACAACCCGCTCAGCCAGTTCATCGTGCGCGCCACCCAGCCGCTGCTCAAGCCGCTGCGCAAGGTCATCCCCGGCTTTGCCGGCCTCGACCTGGCCTCGCTGGTGCTGGCCATTCTGGTGCAGCTGCTGCTGATGACCCTGACCATGATGTTGATGGGCTACGGCGTCGGCAACCCGTTGCAACTGCTGGTCTGGTCGATCATCGGCGTCACCGCCCTGTTCCTCAAGGTGTTCTTCTTCGCCCTGATCATCAGCGTGATCCTCTCCTGGGTCGCCCAGGGCAGCCACAACCCGGCGGTGGAGCTGATCAACCAGATGTGCGAGCCGCTGCTGGCGCCGATCCGCCGCTTCATGCCCAACCTGGGCGGCCTGGACCTCTCGCCTATCGTCGCCTTTCTGGCGCTCAACCTGGTCGACATGCTGGTGATTCGCAACCTGGCGATGATGACCGGCATGTTTCGCGGGCTCAGCCTGGCGATCTAA
- a CDS encoding NINE protein → MDAKQDTHSKLIGYLLWIFGFLGAHRFYYGKPVTGTIWFFTLGLLFIGWIIDLFLIPAMDREADLRFTAGETDYNVAWILLTFLGVFGVHRMYQGKWLTGIIYLCTGGLFLVGVLYDFWTLNTQVSLKNAEGG, encoded by the coding sequence ATGGATGCGAAGCAGGACACCCACAGCAAGCTCATCGGCTATCTCTTGTGGATATTCGGCTTCCTCGGTGCTCACCGCTTCTACTACGGCAAGCCGGTGACGGGGACGATCTGGTTCTTCACCCTCGGCCTGCTGTTCATCGGCTGGATCATCGACCTGTTCCTGATCCCCGCCATGGACCGCGAGGCCGACCTGCGTTTCACCGCCGGCGAGACCGACTACAACGTCGCCTGGATCCTGCTGACCTTCCTTGGCGTCTTCGGCGTGCATCGCATGTATCAGGGCAAGTGGCTCACCGGGATCATATACCTGTGCACCGGCGGCCTGTTCCTGGTCGGTGTGCTCTACGACTTCTGGACCCTGAATACCCAGGTTTCGCTGAAGAACGCCGAGGGTGGCTGA
- a CDS encoding YqgE/AlgH family protein, whose protein sequence is MKDASPSFLKHHFLIAMPHMADPHFAHTLIYLIEHNEQGAMGLVINRPNGLNLADVLEQLRPDDEAPAVCQALPIFSGGPVQTDRGFVLHPAGLQFQATLELGELGLSTSQDVLFAIADGSGPDKYLIALGYAGWEAGQLETELTDNAWLTCPADTAILFDLPFDQRLNAAAARLGVDLSLLTSQAGHA, encoded by the coding sequence ATGAAAGACGCCAGCCCAAGCTTCCTCAAGCACCACTTCCTGATCGCCATGCCGCACATGGCCGATCCGCATTTCGCGCACACGCTTATCTACCTGATCGAGCACAACGAGCAGGGCGCGATGGGCCTGGTGATCAACCGCCCGAATGGCCTCAACCTGGCCGACGTCCTCGAGCAGCTGCGCCCGGACGACGAGGCGCCGGCCGTCTGCCAGGCGCTGCCGATCTTCTCCGGCGGCCCGGTGCAGACCGACCGCGGCTTCGTCCTGCACCCGGCCGGCCTGCAGTTCCAGGCCACCCTCGAACTCGGCGAGCTGGGCCTGTCCACCTCCCAGGACGTGCTGTTCGCGATCGCCGACGGCAGCGGCCCGGACAAGTACCTGATCGCCCTCGGCTACGCCGGCTGGGAGGCCGGGCAGCTGGAGACCGAGCTGACCGACAACGCCTGGCTGACCTGTCCGGCCGACACCGCCATCCTCTTCGACCTGCCCTTCGACCAGCGCCTGAATGCGGCGGCGGCGCGCCTGGGCGTCGACCTCAGCCTGCTCACCTCGCAAGCCGGTCACGCCTGA
- the pilT gene encoding type IV pilus twitching motility protein PilT — MDITELLAFSAKQGASDLHLSAGLPPMIRVDGDVRRINLPALDHKQVHALMYDIMNDKQRKDFEEFLETDFSFEVPGVARFRVNAFNQNRGAGAVFRTIPSKVLTMEDLGMGDVFRKITDVPRGLVLVTGPTGSGKSTTLAAMLDYLNSTKYHHILTIEDPIEFVHESKKCLVNQREVHRDTLGFSEALRSALREDPDIILVGEMRDLETIRLALTAAETGHLVFGTLHTTSAAKTIDRVVDVFPAEEKSMVRSMLSESLQAVISQTLLKKIGGGRVAAHEIMIGTPAIRNLIREDKVAQMYSAIQTGGSLGMQTLDACLKGLVAKGLVSRESAREKSKNPENF, encoded by the coding sequence ATGGATATCACTGAGCTGCTTGCCTTCAGCGCCAAGCAAGGCGCGTCGGACCTGCATCTCTCTGCTGGTCTGCCGCCGATGATTCGGGTCGACGGCGATGTGCGCCGGATCAACCTGCCGGCCCTGGATCACAAGCAGGTGCACGCGCTGATGTACGACATCATGAACGACAAGCAGCGCAAGGACTTCGAAGAATTCCTCGAGACCGACTTCTCGTTCGAGGTGCCCGGGGTCGCGCGTTTCCGGGTCAACGCCTTCAACCAGAACCGCGGTGCCGGCGCGGTGTTCCGGACCATTCCGTCCAAAGTGCTGACCATGGAAGACCTCGGCATGGGCGATGTGTTCCGCAAGATCACCGACGTGCCGCGCGGCCTGGTGCTGGTCACCGGACCCACCGGTTCGGGCAAGTCGACCACCCTGGCGGCGATGCTCGACTACCTCAACAGCACCAAGTACCACCATATCCTGACCATCGAGGACCCGATCGAATTCGTCCACGAGTCGAAGAAGTGCCTGGTCAACCAGCGCGAGGTGCACCGCGACACCCTGGGCTTCTCCGAGGCCCTGCGCTCTGCGCTGCGGGAAGACCCGGACATCATTCTGGTCGGCGAAATGCGGGACCTGGAGACCATCCGCCTGGCGCTGACCGCCGCGGAAACCGGTCACCTGGTGTTCGGCACCCTGCACACCACCTCGGCGGCCAAGACCATCGACCGGGTGGTCGACGTGTTCCCCGCCGAAGAGAAATCCATGGTCCGCTCGATGCTCTCCGAGTCCCTGCAGGCGGTGATTTCCCAGACCCTGCTGAAGAAGATCGGCGGCGGTCGGGTGGCGGCCCACGAGATCATGATCGGCACCCCGGCGATCCGTAACCTGATCCGCGAGGACAAGGTGGCGCAGATGTATTCGGCGATCCAGACCGGCGGCTCGCTCGGCATGCAGACCCTGGACGCCTGCCTCAAGGGGCTGGTGGCCAAGGGGCTGGTCAGTCGCGAGAGCGCCCGGGAGAAGTCGAAGAACCCGGAAAACTTCTGA
- a CDS encoding dihydroorotase, which produces MRTRILGARVIDPSSGLDQLADLYIADGKLAAIGQAPAAFDADQTLDAQGLVAAPGLVDLSVALREPGYSRKGSIASETLAAAAGGVTSLCCPPLTKPILDTPAVAELVLDRAREAGHTKVFPIGALSKNLAGEQLAELVALRDAGCVAFGNGLDNFRNSRTLRRALEYAATFDLTVIFHSQDHDLAEGGLAHEGPTASFLGLPGIPETAETVALARDLLLVEQTGVRAHFSQLTSARGAELIANAQARGLPVSADVALYQLILTDEALTGFSSLYHVQPPLRTRSDRDGLREAVKAGVIQAIASHHQPHERDAKLAPFGATEPGISSAQLLLPLALTLVQDGLLDLPQLLARLGAGPADALRLPAGRLSVGAPADLLLFDPNGSTLAGETWYSKGSNCPFIGHCLPGTVRYTLVDGHLSYQAG; this is translated from the coding sequence ATGCGCACCCGTATCCTCGGCGCCCGCGTCATCGACCCCAGCAGTGGCCTCGACCAGCTCGCCGACCTGTACATCGCCGACGGCAAGCTGGCCGCCATCGGCCAGGCGCCGGCCGCCTTCGACGCCGACCAGACCCTCGACGCCCAGGGCCTGGTGGCCGCCCCCGGCCTGGTCGACCTGTCCGTCGCCCTGCGCGAGCCGGGCTACAGCCGCAAGGGCAGCATCGCCAGCGAGACCCTGGCGGCCGCCGCCGGCGGCGTCACCAGCCTGTGCTGCCCGCCGCTGACCAAGCCGATCCTGGACACCCCGGCGGTGGCCGAACTGGTGCTCGACCGCGCCCGCGAGGCCGGCCACACCAAGGTCTTCCCCATCGGCGCCCTGAGCAAGAACCTGGCCGGCGAGCAGCTGGCCGAGCTGGTGGCCCTGCGCGACGCCGGCTGCGTGGCGTTCGGCAACGGCCTGGACAACTTTCGCAACAGCCGCACCCTGCGCCGCGCTCTGGAATACGCGGCGACCTTCGACCTGACGGTGATCTTCCACTCCCAGGACCACGACCTGGCCGAGGGCGGCCTGGCCCACGAAGGCCCCACCGCCAGTTTCCTCGGCCTGCCCGGCATTCCCGAGACGGCCGAGACCGTGGCCCTGGCCCGCGACCTGCTGCTGGTCGAGCAGACCGGCGTGCGCGCCCACTTCAGCCAACTGACCAGCGCCCGCGGCGCCGAGCTGATCGCCAATGCCCAGGCCCGCGGCCTGCCGGTGAGCGCCGACGTCGCCCTGTACCAGCTGATCCTCACCGACGAGGCCCTGACCGGTTTCTCCAGCCTCTACCACGTGCAGCCGCCGCTGCGCACCCGCAGCGACCGCGATGGTCTGCGCGAGGCGGTCAAGGCCGGGGTGATCCAGGCGATCGCCAGCCATCACCAGCCCCACGAACGGGATGCCAAGCTGGCCCCCTTCGGCGCCACCGAGCCCGGCATCAGCAGCGCGCAACTGCTGCTGCCCCTGGCCCTGACCCTGGTCCAGGACGGCCTGCTGGACTTGCCGCAGCTGCTCGCCCGCCTCGGCGCCGGCCCGGCCGACGCCCTGCGCCTGCCGGCCGGCCGCCTCAGCGTGGGCGCCCCGGCCGACCTGCTGCTGTTCGACCCGAACGGCTCGACCCTGGCGGGCGAGACCTGGTATTCGAAAGGCAGCAACTGCCCCTTCATCGGCCACTGCCTGCCGGGCACGGTGCGCTACACCCTGGTCGACGGCCACCTCAGCTACCAGGCCGGATGA
- a CDS encoding YggS family pyridoxal phosphate-dependent enzyme, whose translation MSTIAENIAKVGARIREAAQASQRDCASIGLLAVSKTKPAGALRQAHAAGLRDFGENYLQEALEKQAELGDLELTWHFIGPIQSNKTRAIAEHFAWVHSVDRLKIAERLSAQRPPQLPPLNVCLQVNVSGEASKSGCAPEQLPALAEAVARLPHLRLRGLMCIPEPTDDPTAQRAAFARVRQLQEGLGLDLDTLSMGMSHDLEAAITEGATWVRIGTALFGARDYGQP comes from the coding sequence ATGTCCACGATAGCAGAGAATATTGCAAAGGTCGGAGCGCGCATCCGTGAGGCGGCGCAAGCCTCGCAGCGCGATTGTGCGTCGATCGGCCTGCTCGCGGTGAGCAAGACCAAGCCCGCCGGCGCGCTGCGCCAGGCCCATGCCGCCGGGCTGCGCGACTTCGGCGAGAACTACCTGCAGGAGGCCCTGGAGAAGCAGGCCGAGCTCGGCGATCTGGAGCTGACCTGGCACTTCATCGGCCCCATCCAGTCGAACAAGACCCGCGCCATCGCCGAGCATTTCGCCTGGGTCCACTCGGTCGATCGCCTGAAGATCGCCGAGCGCCTCTCGGCCCAGCGCCCGCCCCAGCTGCCGCCCCTGAACGTCTGCCTGCAGGTCAACGTCAGCGGCGAGGCCAGCAAATCCGGCTGCGCCCCCGAGCAGCTGCCGGCCCTGGCCGAGGCGGTCGCACGGCTGCCCCATCTGCGCTTGCGCGGCTTGATGTGCATCCCCGAACCCACCGACGACCCGACCGCCCAGCGCGCGGCGTTCGCCCGCGTGCGCCAGCTGCAGGAAGGCCTGGGGCTCGATCTCGACACCCTGTCCATGGGCATGAGCCATGATCTGGAGGCGGCCATCACCGAGGGCGCGACCTGGGTGCGCATCGGCACCGCCCTGTTCGGCGCCCGCGACTATGGGCAGCCTTAG
- a CDS encoding energy transducer TonB has protein sequence MTAAAKPTAPPSAGVRPADRLGFTLFLAAALHAALILGLGFSLAEPSQISKTLEITLSTFKSEEKPKEADFLAQDNQQGSGTLEHKAKPKTTEQALFQDTQVKRVTPPAAPQPPVARQEAPKAAIATRTPQPQKAPVKREESKPAPQVQPAPVFDSAQLSAEIASLEAELAQDIQQYAKRPKIHRLNAASTMRDKGAWYKDEWRKKVERIGNLNYPDDARRQRIYGSLRLLVSINRDGTLYEVQVLESSGQRLLDQAALRIVRLAAPFAPFTGDLADVDRLEIIRTWRFERGDRLSSN, from the coding sequence ATGACCGCCGCCGCCAAGCCCACTGCACCCCCGTCCGCCGGCGTCCGCCCGGCGGACCGCCTGGGGTTTACCCTGTTCCTCGCCGCCGCGCTGCATGCCGCGCTGATCCTCGGCCTGGGCTTCTCCCTGGCCGAGCCGAGTCAGATCAGCAAGACCCTGGAAATCACCCTGTCGACCTTCAAGAGCGAGGAAAAGCCCAAGGAGGCCGACTTCCTCGCCCAGGACAACCAGCAGGGCAGCGGCACCCTGGAGCACAAGGCCAAGCCCAAGACCACCGAGCAGGCGCTGTTTCAGGACACCCAGGTCAAGCGCGTGACGCCGCCGGCCGCACCGCAACCGCCGGTGGCCCGTCAGGAGGCGCCGAAAGCCGCGATCGCCACCCGCACGCCGCAGCCGCAGAAGGCCCCGGTCAAACGCGAAGAGAGCAAACCCGCGCCCCAGGTCCAGCCGGCGCCGGTGTTCGACAGCGCGCAGCTGTCGGCGGAGATCGCCAGCCTGGAAGCCGAGCTGGCCCAGGACATCCAGCAGTACGCCAAGCGCCCGAAGATCCACCGCCTCAACGCCGCCTCGACCATGCGCGACAAGGGTGCCTGGTACAAGGACGAATGGCGCAAGAAGGTCGAGCGCATCGGCAACCTCAACTACCCGGACGACGCGCGTCGCCAGCGGATCTACGGCAGCCTGCGCCTGCTGGTGTCGATCAACCGCGACGGCACCCTCTACGAAGTGCAGGTGCTGGAGTCCTCCGGCCAGCGCCTACTGGACCAGGCCGCCCTGCGCATCGTCCGCCTGGCCGCGCCCTTCGCGCCCTTCACCGGCGACCTGGCCGATGTCGATCGCCTGGAGATCATCCGCACCTGGCGCTTCGAGCGCGGCGACCGACTGTCGAGCAACTGA
- the pyrR gene encoding bifunctional pyr operon transcriptional regulator/uracil phosphoribosyltransferase PyrR, translating into MTLPSPAELLPKMAGALIGHLNQRQIAEPRFIGIRTGGVWVAQALLEALGNAAPLGVLDVSFYRDDFTQSGLHPQVQPSELPFEIEGQHLVLIDDVLMSGRTIRAALNELFDYGRPASVTLVCLFDLNARDLPIRPDVVGATLSLPANQRIKLSGPTPLTLELQTLAN; encoded by the coding sequence ATGACCTTACCGTCCCCCGCCGAACTGCTGCCCAAAATGGCCGGCGCGTTGATCGGCCACCTCAACCAGCGACAGATCGCCGAGCCGCGCTTCATCGGCATTCGCACCGGCGGCGTGTGGGTGGCCCAGGCCCTGTTGGAAGCCCTCGGCAACGCGGCGCCACTGGGCGTGCTGGACGTCTCGTTCTACCGCGACGACTTCACCCAGAGCGGCCTGCACCCCCAGGTGCAGCCCTCCGAGCTGCCGTTCGAGATCGAGGGCCAGCACCTGGTGCTGATCGATGACGTGCTGATGAGCGGCAGAACCATCCGCGCCGCCCTCAACGAACTGTTCGACTACGGCCGGCCCGCCAGCGTGACCCTGGTCTGCCTGTTCGACCTCAACGCCCGCGACCTGCCGATCCGCCCCGATGTGGTGGGCGCCACCCTGTCGCTGCCGGCGAATCAGCGGATAAAATTGTCCGGCCCCACGCCCCTCACCCTCGAACTCCAGACGCTCGCCAACTGA